Part of the Engystomops pustulosus chromosome 4, aEngPut4.maternal, whole genome shotgun sequence genome is shown below.
tacacagtgactgcaccagcagcagcagaatagtgagtgcagctccggggtataatacaggatgtaactcaggatcagtacaggataagtaatgtcatgtatgtacacagtgactgcaccagcagcagcagaatagtgagtgcagctctggagtataatacaggatgtaactcaggatcagtacaggataagtaatgtcatgtatgtacacagtgactgcaccagcagcagaatagtgagtgcagctctggagtataatacaggatgtaactcaggatcagtacaggataagtaatgtcatgcatgtacacagtgactgcaccagcagcagcagaatagtgagtgcagctccggggtataatacaggatgtaactcaggatcagtacaggataagtaatgtcatgtatgtacacagtgactgcaccagcagcagaatagtgagtgcagctctggggtattatataggatgtaactcaggatcagtacaggataagtaatgtcatgtatgtacacagtgactgcaccagcagcagcagaatagtgagtgcagctctggagtataatacaggatgtaactcaggatcaggacaggataagtaatgtcatgtatgtacacagtgactgcaccagcagcagaatagtgagtgcagctctggagtataatacaggatgtaactcaggatcagtacaggataagtaatgtcatgcatgtacacagtgactgcaccagcagcagcagaatagtgagtgcagctccggggtataatacaggatgtaactcaggatcagtacaggataagtaatgtcatgtatgtacacagtgactgcaccagcagcagcagaatagtgagtgcagctctggagtataatacaggatgtaactcaggatcaggacaggataagtaatgtcatgtatgtacacagtgactgcaccagcagcagaatagtgagtgcagctctggagtataatacaggatgtaactcaggatcagtacaggataagtaatgtcatgcatgtacacagtgactgcaccagcagtagaatagtgagtgcagctctgaggtataatacaggatgtaactcgggatcagtacaggataagtaatgtcatgtgtgtacacagtgactgcaccagcagcagaatagtgagtgcagctccggggtataatacaggatgtaactcaggatcagtacaggataagtaatgtcatgcatgtacacagtgactgcaccagcagcagaatagtgagtgcagctctggagtataatacaggatgtaactcaggatcagtacaggataagtaatgtcatgtatgtacacagtgactgcaccagcagcagaatagtgagtgcagctctggagtataatacaagatgtaactcaggatcagtacaggataagtaatgtcatgcatgtacacagtgactgcactagcagaatagtgagtgcagctctggagtataatacaggatgtaactcaggatcagtacaggataagtaatgtcatgtatgtacacagtgactgcaccagcagcagaatagtgagtgcagctctggggtataatacaggatgtaactcaggatcagtacaggataagtaatgtcatgtatgtacacagtgactgcaccagcagcagaatagtgagtgcagctctggagtataatacaggatgtaactcaggatcagtacaggataagtaatgtcatgtatgtacacagtgactgcaccagcagcagaatagtgagtgcagctctggagtataatacaggatgtaactcagggtcagtacaggataagtaatgttatgtatgtacacagtgactgcaccagcagcagaatagtgagtgcagctctggggtataatacaggatgtaactcaggatcagtacaggataagtaatgtcatgtatgtacacagtgactgcaccagcagcagaatagtgagtgcagctccggggtataatacaggacggGTGATATAACTGGTCTGTACCTGGTACTCCACCTCCATGCTGCCATTGTACAGCGCCGTCTGGTAGAAGCACTCCTGTCTCCCGGCCGGCAGTAGGAAGGTGAGCTCGGAGTCCTGGGGTTGGTTCAGCCCCGCGGAGATCAGGGGCAGCAGCACGAACACCAGGCCGCGCAGCGAAGCCATAGGACCGGCTGAGACTCGGCTCTGACTGCCTGGCGGCTTCCGCACAGCGGCCCCGCCTCTCATTGGTCCACACATCTTTCAGTAACTTCTCGACGACTTCTCATTCGTCTACACGGCGATCACTCCAGAGATTTTGCGCTGTTATTGGATGTCGCAGGCCAGCACCGCCCCTCGCTTGATCGTCCATGTAAGGGCAAGAAGCTGACCTGTACCAATGAGATGGCGGGGAGGTGACCCCGTGTACCTGAGGGCGCCCGTCACTGTGTGACCTATGGATCCTATAGAGAAGAAGAGACCATCAGCAGTCACTGTACAAATATACCGTATATGAAagcatacataaaaaaaaactattaaaaaacattaaaaatataaataaaaatcaggTAAAAATATAATTAtctataattaaataaattgcCATTTTACAATTACGTTTGCGCTTAAGttttttaactccccaccttcaaaaattcataacttttgtattttttccatttacaaagctcTTTGAggacttcttaaaggaaatctacagacaaaatccaccatgataaaccagggacatagatccgggcaccgtgactgtggtatcttcttatatgcgttatccatggcctcctgccttctaaaatcaacaattaaaattATGTGAATGAGCCTGAAGGCTCTGAGggatgttaacagagcccctccacactatggggcagatttacttaccggcccattcgcgatccagcggcgcgttctctgcggtggattcgggtccagccgggatttattaaggtagttcctccgccgtccaccaggtggcgctgctgcgctgaagagcatcggaacgcactggaatacaccgagccgggctgagtgaaggtaagtgcaattttctcgacatatttttttttaaaaatgcggtggtttttccgaatcggcgaaatcggcgcaaatcggaaatattcgggtaacacgtcgggaaaacgcgaatcggcccttagtaaatgaccccctatagcttcacaggctgttacacttctcCTTCCCCTCTGTTCTCTccgcatttccccctccctctgtctgatgtaatctcactgcagcacaggatgttttcgcacacagtaggagggggaagtgcttctgcacagtgtaacagcctgtgaacctacagcatggaggggttatGGTAACACCCTAAGTAGCCCCTCAGActccttagcataattataaaagttgattttagaaggaaggaggccatggataacacatataagaagataccacagtcatggtatcTGGATCTATGGGTTAGATTTCAATAAAACAGTCACGTTCAGTTTTCCAGGACTGCTTGGATTAAACAGAAAAGTGtctccgtgattggttgctatagacaATAAAGAGAGTTCCCCTAATGGACACTGTCACGGCGCTTCCATTTTTTCTTCGCAACACACTAATTTCTGTGATTTTACAGATTATGCGCTGCCAAAAAATAATGTGACAAAATCTTTAGTGTCACGGGGAGCAGTGAtcgattgccatgacagcctcgggtcttctgaagacccgaggctgtctgtatttaaccctttcattacaatgtgctaattgcacattgtaatgtatgaggatgaagatcaccatatactgccatactgtagtatggcagtatatgataagatcaatcagacaacctagggttaaagtaccctagggagtctgaaaaatagtaaaagaaaaattaaaaaaagtttaaaaaaaattaaaataaaaaaccctaaaaattcaaatcacccccctttccctagaactgatataaatattaataaacagtcaaaatcataaacacaataggtatcgccacgtccaaaaatgcccgatctagcaaaatataataacggtttttcactgcatttaaccccgtaacggaaaatagcacctgaatttgaaaatggcacttttttgccatttttgaaaaatattaaaaattgaataaaaagtgatcagaaggtcatacTGCCataaaaatagtagcattgaaaacgtcatcaaaagtcgcaaaatatgacaccacccacagctccatacaccaaagtatgaaaaagttattagtgccagaacatggcaaaatctggaaaaaaaaaattgtacaggaggttttaatttttgtaaatgtatgaaaacattataaaaccaatagaAATTTGGTAGCCTCGTAAtcgcaaagaataaagtagacatgtcatttgtggcgcacagtgaaagctgtaaaatccaagcccacaagaaaactgtccAAATGCgtttatttaccaatttcactgcatttggaattttttcccgcttcccagtacacggcatggaacaataaatactgtcactatgaagtgtataagtgtatgtttatgtgtaaaaataaaaaagttatagatttttgattgtggagagtgaaaaatagaaatgaaaaaacaaaaaagggcgaggtccttatAGAAATAATAGAAATAAAGAAATCGTTATTTCTCTCACAccacacagcgctgtacagatcatatacacacaaaataagacattacagaggaataataaaatctgatgacacacccggttctgtcgcgatccagcggcgcgttctctgcggtggattcgggtcttccggcgattcactaaggcagttcctccgacgcccatcaggtgtcgctgctgcgctgaagtccgccgaggtccgccggagttcacgatcctattcctggtgaaggtaagcgcgtgtccagtgacacttttttttaaatgcggcggtttccccgaatccgtcgggttttcgttcgccacgccccccccatttccggcgcgtgcatgccggcgccgatgtgccacaatccgatcgcgtgcaccaaaaacccggggcaattcagggaaaatcggcgcaaatcggaaatattctggtaacacgtcgggaaaatgcgaatcgggcccttagtaaatgacctccattaggaagagataatggggctcatttactaagggtcgcgtactgcactttcgtcggactttgcacctttttttggggattgcacggcttggacagttatttaacaggtgtctgggctgggattgtgtcgcagctgcactggctttcatgcgacacgaatgggggggggcatgccaTCATTtgggggatttaactttcaaattgtgtcacaagcccatacACTTACACGCAGTACTAAAAAgattgtgaactctgtcggacctgagcgggaaagcgacagatgcaggatatcgggcgcacgattgtAGTGAATAGTGCCACAGTGCGTTATCGgtggataatgcactttcggtgaatctCCAGTGGACgagtaagtatatgtgccccaaatATGTATAAAATTATTAGAAATTTTTGGGAATTCTATCAAGTTGTAAGATCGTATTGTGAGCGTCTTTATATTTCTtaaaattaaacaataaaaataaaaatcaaatactATACAAAAAATATCAAGATTGTGGTAAAAATAAAAGTACTAACAAAAAAGAAGATATAAAAAAAGGCAAATGAAAATATGAATAGAACATATGACACCACAACAGGTATTGCACAGTGCGGGGTGTGAACAGTGGGCTGTCTGTATGGTGTTATCCACGTGATGCGGCTCGTTGTTTCGTGACATGGTTGTGGTCACCTCCAGTTCCTTATTCCTGGGTGTGGTGACACAAACTACGAGACATCTCAACGAGAGCCGAGCATGGAGCTCCTAACATGTATAGGTGAGGTATCCCATGTATATTCTGTTGTTATGAGAGATATCTGACCTAGGTGTAATAGTAGAAGCCCCTGGGCCACAATCTGTGACAGGACCCCAGTCATTACGCGCCATTATTATACTATGGGCTTCTCACATGTATAGGTGAGGTATCCCGTGTATATTCTGTTGTTATGAGAGATATCTGAGGTGTAATAGTAGAAGCCCCTGGGCCCCCGATCCATAACAGGGCCCCAATCATCACACGCCATATATTATACTATGGGCTCCTCACATGTATAGGTGAGGTATCTAACGTATATATTGTGTTATTATGAGAGATATCTGAGGTGTAATAGTAGAAGCCCCAGGGCCACAATCTGTGACAGGGCCCCAGTCATCACGCCCTGTATATTATACTATGGGCTCCTCACATGTATAGGTGAGGTATCCCGTGTATATTCTCTTGTTATGAGAGACATCTGAGGTTTCATAGTAGAAGCCCCAGGGCCCCAATCTGTAACAGGGCCCCAGTCATCATGCGCCATTATTATACTATGGGCTCCTCAGATGCTTAGGTGAGGTATCCCATGTATATTCTGTTGTTATGAGAGATATCTGACTGAGGTGTAATAGTAGAAGCCCCAGGGCCACAATCTGTGACAGGGCCCCAGTCATCACGTGCCGTATATTATACTATGGGCTCCTCAGATGTATAGGTGAGGTATCCCGTGTATATTCTGTTGTTATGAGAGACATCTGAGGTTTCATAGTAGAAGCCCCAGGGCCCCAATCTGTGACAGGGCCCCAGTCATCACGCGCCTTATATTATACTATGGGCTCCTCAGATGTATAGGTGAGGTATCCCGTGTATATTCTGTTGTTATAGAGGTGTAGTAGAAGCCCCTGGGTTCCAATCTGTAACAGGGCCCCAGTCATCACGCTCCATATATTATACTATGGGCTCCTGAGGTACCAGGGCCCAGGTGTGACCACCTCATCTCATCCTGCATGTACATTATAGAGAGGTCTGTGTGTGTGGCTGGTCTATACAGTATGACCACCTGCCCATGGGTGGGTGGATGACATATTATATGACACAGGTAATGCCCCACGTAGATAAAATCAAGAAAAGTTGAAGGGGCCTATGAGACCCCCAGGCACAGGGCACCAGTAAGAGCTAAAACCACTGCAGCATGGGGCGTCCTAATGATGAGAAATGTCCAGACTTCTGACCGCCTGTATCCCTGACTACTAACCCCATCATATTATTTGTGCTTCCATCTAGGTCTGATTGGAATAAAACTGGTTCTGGTGACCTCAGGTAAGAGCTCTCAGTATAGATGTAGATAGATGATGTAGGGACGTAGACATTGCCgttatacataaaatacataggggcagaacaGGCTCATCACATAAGGGAGAACTAGTGTCTATttccttactgtgacatcactgtgtgtattatctctgtactgtgacatcgctgtgtgtattatccctgtactgtgacatcgctgtgtgtattatccctgtactgtgacatcactgtgtgtattatctctgtactgtgacatcgctgtgtatattatccctgtactgtgacatcactgtgtgtattatcctgtgttgtgacatcactgtgtgtattatctctgtactgtgacatcactgtgtgtattacccctgtactgtgatatcactgtgtgtattatccctgtactgtgacatcactgtgtgtattatctctgtactgtgacatcgctgtgtatattttccctgtactatgacatcactgtgtctattattcctgtactgtgacatcactgtgtgtattatccctgtactgtgacatcactgtgtgtattatctctgtactgtgacatcgctgtgtatattttccctgtactgtgacatcactgtgtctattattcctgtactgtgacatcactgtgtctattattcctgtactgtgacatcactgtgtgtattatccctgtactgtgacatcgctgtgtgtattatccctgtactgtgacatcgctttgtatattatccccatactgtgacatcactgtgtgtattatccctgtactgtgacatcactgtgtgtattatctctgtgttgtgacatcactgtgtgtattatccctgtactgtgacaccactgtgtgtattatcctgtgttgtgacgtcactgtgtgtattatccctctactgtgacaccactgtgtgtattatccctgtactgtgacctcactgtgtgtattatccctgtactgtgacatcactgtttgtattatccctgtactgtgacatcactgtgtgtattatccctgtactgtgacatcgctttgtatattatccccatactgtgacatcactgtgtgtattatctctgtactgtgacatcactgtgtgtattatccctgtactgtgacatcactgtgtgtattatccctgtactgtgacatcgctgtgtgtattatccctgtactgtgacatgactgtgtattatctctgtattgtgacatcactgtgtgtattatccctgtactgtgacaccactgtgtgtattatcctgtgttgtgacgtcactgtgtgtattatccctgtactgtgacatcactgtgtgtattatctctgtactgtgacattactgtgtgtattatctctgtactgtgacatcactgtgtgtattattctgtgttgtgacgtcactgtgtgtattatccctatactgtgacatcactgtgtgtattatatctgtactgtgacatcactgtgtgtattatccccttactgtgacatcactgtgtgtattatctctgtactgtgacatcactgtgtgtattatctctgtactgtgatatcactgtgtgtattatccctgtactgtgacatcactgtgtgtattatctctgtactgtgacatcactgtgtgtattatccctgtactgtgacatcactgtgtgtattattctgtgttgtgacgtcactgtgtgtattatctctgtactgtgacatcactgtgtgtattatctctgtactgtgacattactgtgtgtattatctctgtactgtgacattactgtgtgtattatctctgtactgtgacatcactgtgtgttttatatttatatcacacAGAAGTTTTACCTCCACCACAACTATCTGTGATGACATCAGGAACCCTTTATATGGGTCAGGACATAGAACTACAATGCACAGCACCAGGAGACTATCCTGAAGGCACCTTCTACCTGTACTCACACAGCACGGGGGAGAGGCTCCAGACAGTTCATGCTCCTGAGACAAAACACAGTGTGACCTTCACCATAGAGACTACTTACACCACAAAGTCTATGGAGTATGTCTGTATGTACGAGAGTTATGTAGGAACTGAGCTGCAGGAGTCGGAGGTTAGCAGCGTCCTCTCCCTGACACTTCATGGT
Proteins encoded:
- the C4H19orf38 gene encoding protein HIDE1, giving the protein MELLTCIGLIGIKLVLVTSEVLPPPQLSVMTSGTLYMGQDIELQCTAPGDYPEGTFYLYSHSTGERLQTVHAPETKHSVTFTIETTYTTKSMEYVCMYESYVGTELQESEVSSVLSLTLHVPVWVFVVVGLAGLVILVASVLVTLYLVRRNKKKKQEQRDKDSIWIDQNITADWPVGNRNMVFSSNSTSKTDISNTHPSNMDSPSENGLALPFSTFRT